A window from Flavobacteriales bacterium encodes these proteins:
- a CDS encoding phenylalanine--tRNA ligase subunit beta, with translation MKISYNWLKEYIDVDLDATTVARYLTDTGLEVEGIEHVESVKGGLKGIVIGEVLTKEQHPNADRLSITTVNIGQEEALKIVCGAPNVEAGQKVPVATIGTVLYSDNESFKIKKGKIRGEVSEGMICAEDEIGLGDSHEGIMVLDSNAKVGQLASEYFNIETDIVFEIGLTPNRSDAMSHIGVARDLAAVLNHNNIKCQLNFADISAFKEGSEKPLSIEVKDEKSCPRYAGISIKNVKVKASPDWLQKRLQSIGLTPINNVVDITNYVLHETGQPLHAFDAKKIEKDTVIVQQLEDKTKFTTLDDVERELSSEDLMICDGKNQPMCIAGVFGGKNSGVEKTTTEIFLESAYFNPVSVRKTAKRHALSTDASFRFERSVDPNLVIYALKRAALLIEDICEGYVSSYVSDLYPNEIKDTKIELNFNKIDKLIGEKIDKDTITSILKNLDIKITKEDKEKLLLSVPPYRVDVTREEDVVEEILRIYGYNNIHIPTQLKSSIVYSDKLDEDYLQNVISDLLSNNGFNECMNNSLSKSGYSELITEIKLDEQVKLLNPLSQDLDGMRQSLLFSGLESIAYNLNRKNHNLSFYEFGKTYHIINSKYIEKKKLILLACGNEKSESWNEQNKKKDFFWIKQKVEHILKRLGFHNLKGNSNDLSYLVDAYSFNFKKNKIADFGFVNKATLKAFGIKTEVLYAELDWDLIVKNIHSKTKYSEVNKFPSVRRDLALLLDKDVEFSKLYSLAKQTETNLLKSVNLFDVYEGDKLPENKKSYALSFILEDKENTLTDSQIDGVMDKLINTFEQKVGAEVRK, from the coding sequence ATGAAGATTTCATACAATTGGTTAAAAGAATACATAGATGTTGATTTAGATGCAACAACTGTTGCTCGATACTTGACCGACACAGGACTTGAAGTTGAAGGAATAGAACACGTAGAAAGTGTTAAAGGTGGACTGAAAGGTATTGTTATTGGTGAGGTATTAACAAAAGAACAACATCCCAATGCCGACAGACTCAGCATTACAACAGTAAATATAGGTCAAGAAGAAGCTCTTAAAATTGTTTGTGGCGCACCAAATGTTGAAGCAGGACAAAAAGTTCCTGTTGCTACTATTGGAACTGTCTTGTATTCTGACAACGAATCGTTTAAAATCAAAAAAGGAAAAATTAGAGGTGAAGTATCAGAGGGTATGATTTGTGCTGAAGATGAAATTGGTCTTGGCGATAGTCATGAGGGCATTATGGTTCTCGATTCAAATGCAAAAGTAGGCCAATTAGCTAGTGAATACTTCAATATAGAAACGGACATTGTTTTTGAAATTGGATTAACTCCGAATCGTTCAGACGCCATGTCACACATAGGAGTAGCCAGAGATTTAGCGGCAGTACTTAACCACAACAACATAAAATGTCAGTTAAATTTTGCTGATATAAGTGCATTCAAAGAAGGGTCAGAAAAACCTCTATCTATAGAAGTTAAAGATGAAAAATCATGCCCTAGATACGCAGGTATAAGTATTAAAAATGTAAAAGTAAAAGCCTCACCAGATTGGCTACAAAAAAGACTTCAATCTATTGGTTTAACTCCAATCAATAATGTTGTAGACATCACAAATTATGTTCTACACGAAACTGGTCAGCCATTACACGCTTTTGACGCTAAAAAAATTGAGAAGGATACAGTTATTGTTCAACAGTTAGAAGATAAAACAAAATTCACTACTCTCGATGATGTAGAAAGAGAACTATCATCTGAAGACTTGATGATATGTGATGGTAAAAATCAGCCCATGTGTATTGCTGGTGTTTTTGGAGGTAAAAATTCTGGAGTTGAGAAAACCACAACAGAAATATTTCTAGAAAGTGCCTATTTTAACCCTGTATCTGTTAGAAAAACAGCTAAAAGACATGCCCTCAGCACAGATGCTTCCTTTCGATTTGAAAGAAGTGTTGACCCTAATCTAGTAATTTATGCTTTAAAAAGAGCTGCTTTGCTAATAGAAGACATTTGTGAAGGTTATGTATCTAGCTATGTAAGTGATTTATATCCAAACGAAATAAAAGACACAAAAATAGAACTCAACTTCAATAAAATAGACAAGTTAATTGGTGAAAAAATAGATAAAGACACCATTACATCTATTTTAAAAAATCTAGACATTAAAATAACAAAAGAAGACAAGGAAAAATTACTCCTTTCAGTTCCACCTTATAGAGTTGACGTCACTAGAGAAGAAGATGTTGTAGAAGAAATTTTAAGAATATATGGCTATAACAACATTCATATTCCAACTCAGCTTAAATCATCAATTGTATATTCTGACAAATTAGATGAAGACTATTTACAAAATGTCATTTCAGACCTACTCTCGAATAATGGTTTTAATGAATGTATGAATAACTCTTTATCCAAGTCTGGCTACTCGGAACTAATTACTGAAATTAAATTAGATGAGCAGGTGAAACTACTCAATCCATTAAGTCAAGATTTAGATGGAATGAGACAAAGCCTATTATTTTCTGGATTAGAAAGCATCGCTTATAATTTAAATAGAAAGAACCATAATTTAAGCTTTTACGAATTCGGAAAAACCTACCACATTATCAATAGTAAATATATTGAGAAAAAGAAACTTATTTTGCTAGCTTGTGGAAATGAAAAATCTGAAAGTTGGAACGAACAGAACAAGAAAAAAGATTTTTTCTGGATTAAACAAAAGGTTGAACACATTTTAAAGCGCCTAGGGTTTCATAATTTGAAAGGAAATAGTAACGATTTATCATACCTAGTCGATGCATATTCATTTAATTTTAAGAAAAATAAAATTGCTGATTTTGGTTTCGTTAATAAAGCCACTTTGAAAGCCTTTGGTATCAAAACAGAAGTTTTATATGCAGAGTTAGACTGGGATTTAATAGTTAAAAATATTCACTCTAAAACTAAATATTCTGAAGTCAATAAATTCCCTAGTGTAAGAAGAGATTTGGCACTTTTACTAGATAAAGATGTTGAATTTTCAAAACTATACTCATTAGCAAAACAAACGGAAACAAATTTGCTGAAATCAGTCAATTTATTTGATGTTTATGAAGGCGATAAATTACCAGAAAATAAGAAATCATACGCTTTAAGTTTTATTCTTGAAGACAAAGAAAATACCCTAACCGATTCACAAATTGATGGGGTTATGGATAAATTAATTAATACATTTGAACAGAAAGTAGGAGCTGAAGTAAGAAAGTAA